Within Pseudomonas alloputida, the genomic segment CGCGCAGTTGGCTCCAGACTTTCTCGGCTGCCTCTATTCGCGACATCAGGCCAGCCTCGTCGCCAAACTGATCACGCATGCGCTCGATCAGTTCGTCGTAGGCCGACTGCAGCTCACGCTCGGCGACCTGCTTGTTGAATGCTGCACAGGCGAACGTTTGCTGGTCGGTCTCCACATTGTCGCAAGGTGTGCTTTCTTCCTCATCGGCCTGGGCCCCGCTCACGATGGCCAGCAGCACCAGCCATGCCATTGATTTCATCCGTTTTCTCCTCAACAGGCTGTCGAATCGCAGGGATTCTCGCTCAGCCAGAGGTCAGGTGGTAGCTCCCTGACCAAATGTTCATGTACCGGTCGCAAATGTCGTTATCGAGACTGTCTCTCATCCCCGGAACACGCGCCAGACGCGCTCTTGTCGCGCATTGACGCTTTCGGCAAACCCCCTGTCGTTTTTGCACCGGGGCGCCTCGGGGCACAGGCATATGCTGGCCTCAAAGCGCCGGCAGAAGGTTTGGCGCGACCCAACTCTATAAAAGGGGAC encodes:
- a CDS encoding lysozyme inhibitor LprI family protein produces the protein MKSMAWLVLLAIVSGAQADEEESTPCDNVETDQQTFACAAFNKQVAERELQSAYDELIERMRDQFGDEAGLMSRIEAAEKVWSQLRDADCKVETHAEQPGSNAYQIAWNSCIAQRSDERAEYLRSLGSQNSDEPAPED